A part of Excalfactoria chinensis isolate bCotChi1 unplaced genomic scaffold, bCotChi1.hap2 Scaffold_82, whole genome shotgun sequence genomic DNA contains:
- the LOC140265271 gene encoding olfactory receptor 14C36-like: protein MPNSSSISEFLLLPLADTRQLQLLHFWLLLGIYLAALLGNGLIITAVACDQHLHTPMYFFLLNLALLDLGCISTTLPKAMANILWDTRAISYAGCAAQVFLLIFFMSAEFSLLTIMSYDRYVAICKPLHYGTLMNSRACATMAAAAWGTGVLYSLLHTASTFSLPLCQGNVVNQFFCEIPQILKLSCSGSYLREVVFLFFSASLVLACFVFIVVSYVQIFMAVLRMPSEQGRHKAFSTCLPHLAVVSLFLSTIFFAYLKPPSISSPLLDLVMSLLYSVIPPTLNPVIYSMRNKEIKLSVRKVLQYSLFQFP, encoded by the coding sequence atgcccaacagcagctccatcagcgagttcctcctgctgccgttggcagacacgcggcagctgcagctcctgcacttctggctcttgctgggcatctacctggctgccctcctgggcaacggcctcatcatcacagccgtagcctgcgaccagcacctgcacacccccatgtacttcttcctgctcaacctggccctcctcgacctgggctgcatctccaccactctccccaaagccatggccaacatcctctgggacaccagggccatctcctacgcaggatgtgctgcacaggtcTTTCTCCTTATcttcttcatgtcagcagagttttcccttctcaccatcatgtcctatgaccgctacgttgccatctgcaagcccctgcactacgggaccttgatgaacagcagagcttgtgccaccatggcagcagctgcctggggcactggggttctctattccctgctgcacactgccagtacgttttcactgcctctctgccaagggaATGTTGtgaaccagtttttctgtgaaatcccccagatactcaagctctcctgctctggctcctacctcagggaagttgtttttctttttttcagtgcaagttTAGTCCTTGcgtgctttgttttcatagtggtgtcctatgtgcagatcttcatggccgtgctgaggatgccctcagagcagggacggcacaaagccttctccacgtgcctccctcacctggccgtggtctccctgtttctcagcactatcttttttgcctacctgaagcccccctccatttcctccccactcctggatctggTCATGtcacttctgtactcagtgattcctccaacactgaatcctgttatctacagcatgaggaacaagGAGATCAAGCTCTCTGtcaggaaggtgttgcaataTTCACTATTCCAGTTTCCATAA
- the LOC140265273 gene encoding olfactory receptor 14J1-like, with translation MPNSSSISEFLLLPLADTRQLQLLHFWLLLGIYLAALLGNGLIITAIACDQRLHTPMYFFLLNLALFDLGCISTTLPKAMANALWDTRAISYAGCAAQLYFFLFFLSAEYSFLTIMSYDRYVAICKPLHYGTLMDSRACATMAAAAWGAGVLNSLLHTASTFSLPLCQGNVVNQIFCEIPQILRLACSGSYIREIVFLILIISLCFGCFVFIVASYVQIFLAVLRMPSEHGRHKAFSTCLPHLAVVSLFLSTGFFAYLKPPSISSRFMDLMVSVLYSVVPPAVNPLIYSMRNREVKDAVRKVMTKCVSKAVNYPAF, from the coding sequence atgcccaacagcagctccatcagcgagttcctcctgctgccgttggcagacacgcggcagctgcagctcctgcacttctggctcttgctgggcatctacctggctgccctcctgggcaacggcctcatcatCACAGCCatagcctgcgaccagcgcctgcacacccccatgtacttcttcctcctcaacctggCTCTCttcgacctgggctgcatctccaccactctccccaaagccatggccaacgccctctgggacaccagggccatctcctacgcaggatgtgctgcacagctctatttctttctcttcttcctctcagcagagtattcctttctcaccatcatgtcatatgaccgctacgttgccatctgcaagcccctgcactacgggaccttaatggacagcagagcttgtgccaccatggcagcagctgcctggggtgctggggttctcaattccctgctgcacactgccagtacgttttcactgcctctctgccaaggcaatgttgtcaaccagattttctgtgaaatcccccagatcctcaggCTTgcctgctcaggctcctacaTCAGGGAaattgtgtttctcattttgatTATCAGTTTATgttttgggtgctttgttttcatagttgcgtcctatgtgcagatcttccttgccgtgctgaggatgccatCTGAGCAtggacggcacaaagccttctccacgtgcctccctcacctggccgttgtctccctgtttctcagcactggcttttttgcctacctgaagcccccctccatctCCTCTCGATTCATGGACCTGATGGTGTCAGTTCTGTACTCGGTGGTGCCACCAGCtgtgaaccccctcatctacagcatgaggaacagggaggtcaaggatgcagtgaggaaagtgatgaccaaatgtgtttcaaaagcagtgaactACCCAGCTTTTTGA
- the LOC140265272 gene encoding olfactory receptor 14J1-like: MPNSSSINEFLLLPLADTRQLQLLHFWLLLGIYLAALLGNGLISTAVACDQRLHTPMYFFLLNLALLDLGCISTTLPKAMANTLWDTRAISYAGCAAQLFFFAFFISAEYSLLTIMSYDRYVAICKPLHYGTLMDSRACATMAAAAWGSGVLCSLLHTASTFSLPLCHGNVVNQFFCEIPQILKLSCSGAYLREIVLLIFSVSLVFGCFVFIVVSYVQIFMAVLRMPSEQGWHKAFSTCLPHLAVVSLFISTAFFALLKPFSISSPFMDLILALLYSVVPPTLNPLIYSMRNQEVKDAVRKLITKCVSLAVICPSF, encoded by the coding sequence atgcccaacagcagctccatcaatgagttcctcctgctgccgttggcagacacgcggcagctgcagctcctgcacttctggctcttgctgggcatctacctggctgccctcctgggcaacggcctcatcagcacagccgtagcctgcgaccagcgcctgcacacccccatgtacttcttcctgctcaacctggccctcctcgacctgggctgcatctccaccactctccccaaagccatggccaacaccctctgggacaccagggccatctcctatgcaggatgtgctgcacagctctttttctttgccttctttatctcagcagagtattcccttctcaccatcatgtcctatgaccgctatgttgccatctgcaagcccctgcactacgggaccttgatggacagcagagcttgtgccaccatggcagcagctgcctggggctctGGGGTTCTCTGTTCCTTgttgcacactgccagtacgttttcactgcctctctgccatgGGAATGTTGtgaaccagtttttctgtgaaatcccccagatcctcaagctctcctgctcaggcgCCTACCTCAGGGAAATTGTGTTGctcatttttagtgtcagtttagtctttgggtgctttgttttcatagttgtgtcctatgtgcagatcttcatggccgtgctgaggatgccctctgagcagggatggcacaaagccttctccacatgtctccctcacctggctgtggtaTCCCTCTTtatcagcactgccttttttgccctCCTGAAGCCCTTCTCTATTTCCTCCCCATTCATGGACCTGATtttggcacttctgtactcagtggttcctccaacatTGAACCctctcatctacagcatgaggaaccaggaagtcaaggatgcagtgaggaaattGATAACCAAATGTGTTTCATTAGCAGTGATCTGCCCATCTTTTTGA
- the LOC140265286 gene encoding olfactory receptor 14A16-like, with protein MPNSSSISEFLLLPLADTRQLQLLHFWLLLGIYLAALLGNGLISTAVACDQRLHTPMYFFLLNLALLDLGCISTTLPKAMANALWDTRAISYAGCAAQIFFFLFFLSAEFSLLTIMSYDCYVAICKPLHYGTMMDSRACATMAAAAWGAGVLNSVLHTASTFSLPLCQGNVVNQFFCEIPQILKLSCSGSYCRELVLLILSAILAFGCFVFIVVSYVQIFMAVLRMPSEHGRHKAFSTCLPHLAVVSLFLSTGFFAHLKPPSIFSPLLDLTVALLYAVFPPTLNPLIYSMRNTEIKHALSKVLQHALFQLP; from the coding sequence atgcccaacagcagctccatcagcgagttcctcctgctgccgttggcagacacgcggcagctgcagctcctgcacttctggctcttgctgggcatctacctggctgccctcctgggcaacggcctcatcagcacagccgtagcctgcgaccagcgcctgcacacccccatgtacttcttcctgctaaacctggccctcctcgacctgggctgcatctccaccactctccccaaagccatggccaacgccctctgggacaccagggccatctcctacgcaggatgtgctgcacagatctttttctttctcttcttcctctcagcagagttttcccttctcaccatcatgtcctatgactgctacgttgccatctgcaagcccctgcactacgggaccatgatggacagcagagcttgtgccaccatggcagcagctgcctggggcgctggggttctcaattccgtgctgcacactgccagtacgttttcactgcctctctgccaaggcaatgttgtcaaccagtttttctgtgaaatcccccagatcctcaagctctcctgctcaggctcctactGCAGGGAActtgtgcttctcattttgaGTGCCATTTtagcctttgggtgctttgttttcatagtggtgtcctacgtgcagatcttcatggccgtgctgaggatgccctctgagcatggacggcacaaagccttctccacgtgcctccctcacctggccgtggtctccctatTTCTCAGCACTGGCTTTTTTGCCCACCTGAAGCCTCCCTCCATCTTCTCtccactcctggatctgacagtggcacttctgtacgCAGTgtttcctccaacactgaaccctcTCATCTATAGCATGAGGAACACGGAGATCAAGCATGCTCTCAGCAAGGTGTTGCAACAtgcactattccagcttccatAA